The Cytophagia bacterium CHB2 sequence ACGCGCCAAACGGTTACGAAGATTACCGTGAGATGCTGGCTGCGGAAAAAAATCTCGATGCCGTGCTGATCTGTACGCCCGATTTCTGGCATGCGCGCCACGCCATTGCCTGTCTCAACGCCGGCTTGCACGTTTATTGTGAGAAGGAAATGTCCAACAACTTGCAAGACGCGCGCAACATGGTGTTGGCGGCGCGGCGCTCCGGCAAGCTCATGCAGATCGGCCATCAACGCCGCAGCAATCCGCGGTATCTGCATTGCTATCAAAAGTTGCTGCAAGAAGCGAAAATTCTTGGCCGCATTACCACCATTCGCGGCCAATGGAATCGCGCGGTGCAGCCCGACCTCGGCTGGCCCAAGAAAGATGCTATTTCTCCCGCTACGCTGGCAAAGTATGGTTATGAGAACATGCATCAATTCCGCAATTGGCGCTGGTATCGCGGCCTGGGCGGCGGCCCGATTGTCGATCTCGGCTCGCATCAAATCGACATTTTCAACTGGTTCCTGGGCGCCTCGCCGAAATCCGTTATCGCCAGCGGCGGCACCGATTATTACGACAAAGCCACGCATGAATGGTATGACACCGTAATGGTGATTTATGAATATGAGCTGATGGAAGGCAAAGTGCGGGCTTATTATCAAACCTTGACCACGAACAGCAGCGAAGGATATTTTGAAAATTTTCTCGGCGATCAGGGCACGCTGCAAATTTCAGAATCCGGCAGCCGCGGCGCGGTTTACCGCGAACCGGCCGCCCCGGATTGGGAAAAATGGGTATCGTCCGGTTATTTGAAAGCGCCGAAAGAAGAGAAGAAGGCGGACACCGGCGCGGTGCTCGACGTGCGTGAAACCGTTGCGCCCCCGAGCCACGAATTACCGGTGACATTCAACGATCTCTATCACAAGCCGCATTTGGAGAATTTTTTCGATGCGATTCGCGGCAAGGCCAAGTTGAATTGTGATCAGGATGTCGGTTACGAAACCGCCGTAACCGTGTTGAAAGTAAATGAAGCCGTTGAGGCCGGCCGGCGATTGGAGTTTAAACCGACCGAATTTGTTGTTTAGATGAATCAACCTGCAAGCCGCTGGCCGGCGCGAACGCGAAAGCCTTTTGCGGAAGATCGCGTACGTTGCCGGCGCCGTGGTCTGAACGCCGCATCCTCAAGCCCAATCTCCTCTATGAATTTTTGCAGAATGTCTTTGCTCTTTCTTTGCCTCCTGGCCTCGCGCCTTGCTTTTGCCCAGAACGACACCGATGTTCCCAAACTCGGCGATGTGAGCGACGGCAATCGTTCCGTGCCGGTGCACTTGCTTGATTTG is a genomic window containing:
- a CDS encoding Gfo/Idh/MocA family oxidoreductase, producing TGQTTPRTSNDLNIALLGAGAQGQVLLNACLKIPNLRFKAVCDIWAAYNLKRCVNLLQKYGHAPNGYEDYREMLAAEKNLDAVLICTPDFWHARHAIACLNAGLHVYCEKEMSNNLQDARNMVLAARRSGKLMQIGHQRRSNPRYLHCYQKLLQEAKILGRITTIRGQWNRAVQPDLGWPKKDAISPATLAKYGYENMHQFRNWRWYRGLGGGPIVDLGSHQIDIFNWFLGASPKSVIASGGTDYYDKATHEWYDTVMVIYEYELMEGKVRAYYQTLTTNSSEGYFENFLGDQGTLQISESGSRGAVYREPAAPDWEKWVSSGYLKAPKEEKKADTGAVLDVRETVAPPSHELPVTFNDLYHKPHLENFFDAIRGKAKLNCDQDVGYETAVTVLKVNEAVEAGRRLEFKPTEFVV